AGAAATAATATTGATACAGCTGCCATAGATTTTTGAACCAATCGCATACACCCTGGGGAAAAAGGTGTTGGGGGGAGAGAATGAGCTAATAACTACATTAATAATTTACAGCAAATAGGGAGCACACACTACCAGTTCACATACTATCTTAAACTTTAACCTGAATCATCCGCTTTGAAGATGCAGATTCCAGCGATACCAGTTCTGCTCATCCATCACCTGTTACAGCGAAAAGGTACTTAGTTTCTAGTTGACAACGAAGATGAATGCACATTTTAAACAAGAAAAAAGACCACCCCTAAACCCTGCCCAATTGAAAACATCTTATGAAAATCCTTCATCAAACGGATAAAGAGACTATTCAACCCTCTCCCTAACCGTCCTCACATTATGTAGGAGTGATGGAAGTTCATGAAACCAGAATAATAGGCTTACCCCACTGGCATCTTTTCTGTCTGACTTGAGCAAAAAGAAAAAGTAGatgggaaaaaaaaaaaaagagttataagTCATGACAGAATTGCCACAACTTACGTCGGGAGATCCGCATGAAGAACTGGAAATCCTCGAGGAACTGTTGCTAGTTTATATCAATTCCTATCCTCCCAAGATTGTCAAGACGTAACCTTTTCATAAGCATTTTAAATAAGATGCAAAAATCCACCTTTACTGCCTGCCTGCACACAtacgaaataaataaataaataaataaataaataaataaataaataaataaaaagaaataaaaatagaaataacTAAGAGCTCGACATGGGTTTAAAATGGTAAAAGACGTAAGGGACAGGGGAGTGGTAGCCTAGTGCTACCTCCACTTCCAATCATATGGTTGTGATTAGAGTCGCAAAATGGAGCAAAGTGGAAATGTGTCACTGCTGCACTCCTGGGTAAATGTTTGGGGGTTAAAGTTTACTATATCACGAAAACAAAGGAGGTAAACATTTTTATCAGATATCCCCAGAGGGATAAAAAGAGGCAAAAACCATTTTAAAGAAAAGATTAGATGCAGAAAGCCTAAGGAACTTAATTCCACTCCGCCTGAAATTAGTGACATAAGATCCCAACAATGACAACATTTTAAAGCACTATTCATTGCTGTTCTGAACTTGGTAAAAACACTTGCATGACTATTTCTGCTGCAGATGCAAGATTTATAAAACAGTCCAAGTTTTAAGAAACAGACAAGCAAAGCAGAACCCTCGAGGTAATATAGAAATCCTACATAGCAAAGGCAAATGAGACAAGAAAGGAAGGACGATTGGAAAACAGATGACATTATTCTGCCTAAGAGGTGATTCAGCCTATAAACTGTTTCCATACGGTAAACCATACAGAAAAGGAACTTATAGTAACGAATTTGCAATATGTGAGAATTAGTAAAGCAAGGACATAGTAAATGGATATTATGAACAATTAATACAGCCCTTTTGTAATTTGTACATAAGTAATCCAAGCAGGTAGTAATCAATAACAGCAATAAAAAGAATAGCTATCTGCCCTCAATCGAATAACAATGTacataataaaacaaaaacaggAACACATGGTCAAAGTATCCAAGTTCTGAAACATTGTTAAAGCAAGAACAACACATTACCTGCAATACAGGAGAAATGCCAGATCAAGCATCAGTAACTGCAGGGGACACAGTTTTATCATCACCAGCCCCAGTAGCAGATGACAATTCTTCATCACCATACTCTGTTGCAGTTGACACGTCTTCATCTCCGCCTTGCTTGATACTGGAGTTCTCTTCTTTGCCTGAAGCAGGAAGAGAAACTATTAATACGGAAGAGAAACAATTTGAAAGTGCTACTAGCAGAATTCGGTGCTGCAACTTCAGATTTGAGCTCACTATACCTGAAAAGACCTCCTTGCTCAGAGCTGTCTCGGAGTTCCTCTGAGCTACCAATTGCGATTTTGCCCCATTATCAGCGGCTCTAGCACCTGGACTGCCTTTAGGCTCTTTACTCTCAGGGTTAGAAACATTTTTACTTGCAGTagacttcttttcttcttgtcctTCAACTTCCAAGTCTCTGCCAGAACAACCAGGAAAATCTCTGCATGGAGTTTCAACTACTTCAACTTCAAGTGGAGCCACCTCCTTGTCAGTCATTCCCCACTCATCACAAATTAAATGTGTTTCCACATTAATTGTGGATTGACTGGATTTAGGTTCACTGAGTTCAGAATTGGAAATCTCATCTATTACGTCAGATTCTTTATTCCCTTTTCCTTCAACAGCAACATCTATCGAGGGAAAATTTTTAGACTTCCCTACTGCAGCATTCTCAGCTGTAACATCCACGGTAGCAACCTCCTCAGGAATTTCCATGTCTTGTTTGGAAACCGAATTAGACTCCACTATTTCAGAAGTTCCATCTGCTGCTTCTGGTTGAGATTCATTAAGTTCAACATTTAATGTTGAAAACTCTTCAGTTGTATCAGATCGTTGGTTCTCGGGTTCTTGATGTGCAGGATCTTGGATACCCAAATTCTCAGAGTTACACGGTGGGGGCTTAACAGCTGTAGCATCAGGTAAACCATCCTCCTTATTCCTCGTCTCTGAGTTCTCTTCCGCAACCAACTGTAACTCTATTTGAGATGTTCCACCAGGTTGAGCTTCATTTAGTTCAGACAGAGATTTTGAAACATCTCCAGTGGCATCAAATCCTTTGTCCACCGGGTCTTGGACATGCAAACTCTGAGACTTTTTTATCAGAGGTTTGGGAGCTGTTACCTCACCCGATGCCACTGACTCGCTATACATCTTTTCTATATTTTGTAAGGCAGAAAATTGAGATACCACTTCATTTTTAGATGTGCCAGCACTGTGTTGAGGTTCACTAAATGTAGAATTTGATGTTGAAGTATCTTCAGCAGCATCACTTCCCTTGGTCTCTTGACCTTCAACAGTAAGATCTTGGATTGATATATCCTTCGACTTTTCTGCCACCTGACCTGAATCTATTGAACCATCATTTATCCTTACTGTGTTTTCCTCAGCAACTAACTGCAGATCTGCTACCTTTTCAGATGTTCCAGCAATTGTGCTGGATAGAGGTTTTTTTAGTTCACCATTTAAAACATCTACATTATCTTCAGATCTTCTGCCCTCATTTGTCTCAACAGACAAATCATCACGGCACTGAACGCCAGCCTTCTCTGTTTGAGGCGGTACAATATCATCAACTTCATGTGAAGCAGACTCCGCACAAATTTTAGTTCGCATGTCTTCCACCATAACCTGTTTTAATTCTGGGTGATTTTCAGATGACCCAACAGCTGGACATAGTTGAGACACATTAGCTTCAGAATTAAAAAGACCTTCCTTTACATCAGAACTCATGTTACCCTGTAATTCAGCTACACAATTCGTGTCATGATTGCTGCAAAACGTTTCTTTTGGAGCCTCAACAGCTTCAGGATGTGAAGCAATCCGAAGTGAAAGGGATTCCTCCCGAGCACCAGATTCCGTGCTTCGCAGAGTCTCTACAAAATTATCAACAGGTGTCATATCAGATTCACAAGGTATACTGGAATAAATTTGCTTTTGTCTTTCAAACTCTATCAAATTGATTATCCGAACTAGATAAAGAATAGTCCTTGCTACAAATACCTGGGTGCAAGTTTGCTTCAGTAATTGCTTGTTGTTCAGGTTCCCTTTGTGATGTGCCACCAGTTAAACTGGATCGGGACTCATTTCTAGGGCTTAGTGCAACTTCACTTACATCCGAATTTTTCATATCTGGATCTTGTGCTGCAAGATCGCTCTCACATTTTTCTGTAAGGGAGTCTGCAACATTAGCTTGCTTCTCAAAAGTTTCTGGAGTCAAAGATTTTTCTTCCTCCACCCTACTTAAATTTTTAGTTATCTCCAGTGAAGCGTTAACTGATAACTTGTCTTGTTCACAAACCTTGGCCATTACAACTTTATCAGAATGTGTTCCTTCTCCCGATACCTCAACTTTGTCCTCCTGATGAACATCAACTAAAGCTTCTGTCTCGGTAGATGGAGATGCAAAGGATGTGATTCCCTTCATATTTTGACTGTCAGTCCCCACTGCAGGTGAAACAACAGTCTCCTCCTCTATGGTGTCTCCTGTCTCCTGTTCTTTTGTGAGTCCACCATCAGCACGACTCTCAATGCTGGCTACCTCAGTTTTACTAACAAATGATTTATCATGAGAAAGATCCTCCGTCTGTAGCTGGTCAACATCTTTTTCTGCAGCCATGTTTGCCCCACTCTTACCTGCCAGTGAAGTTTTGCATGAACCCCCCTTATCGAGTAGAGCAGCATTCGTGCAATTGCTTACATGGATCTGAACTAATGTAGGTTCGACATAACATAGAGATGATGCCTGTGATTCACCAGCCTTCATGCATCTCCCAGAttccttttcatcattttcattctTACTATCACTCTCACATTTGTCATTCATAGCCTCAATCTTACCACCTTCACCTTTAGAATTAGTTTCACTCTTTTCAGCACCTTCACCCTTAGAATCACCTTCACTCTCCTCAACCAGACAATCACTAACCTGAGCCATTGATCCTGAAGTTGATACAGCCAACTCATCACAAGATACAGGTAAATTTGGATGGCTGTCATATTTACTTCTCGAATATCCCTCTTCTTTGGTCTCTGATAGTGGAGTTACCAAGGGGATCTCTCTAGTCATAGCATTTTCCTTTTCCTTGAGATTGTCCACCCCTGCAGAAGAAAGAGTAACATGGGACGATGGATCTGTTTGGATAGCATCAGACTGCGGCTGAACTTCATTAAACGCTATATCTTCAGGGATTTTCCCAACAGAGAGAACTGAAGGCGTCTGAGATGCAGCTGACTGAACTTTCATTATCTGTTGATCCTCACTGAGAACCTCCTTAGTTGGAGCAGCTCCACAGCTTATATTTACAGTATCTACCCGTTCAGCAACATGACCACTGGATTGTGATGCATCGGATTTGATAGCATTTCTATGTAGCTCAACTTCAGAACGCACCATAGCTTGAGGGATTGGCCTTGCACTAGGATCTGGAATCATTTGAGATGCATCTGACTGGACAATTGCTGTTTGTTCCTGCACTTCCTGGAGAACCTTTTAAGTCATAGCAGTTTCAAAATTCAAATTACAGTATAAACCTCTTCAGCAGATACACCAACCTGAGCAGGAGAATCGCCAGAGTTGACCATATTAATCTGCAGCTCAATAGGAGGACCAGAGCAACTTTGAGGTGCAACAGATTGGATCACAGTTGCCTTTCTCTGAGCATCATCGAGAACCTTTTCAGCAGTAGCAGTATCCGGGTTTACATTATCACCCACCTGACCAGGAACCAGAATAGCATGGGATTGAGATGCGTCTCTGTTGATAGCATTGTTCTGTGGATCAACTTCACTACGGACCATATCTTTAGGGATTTGTCCAGAAAAATCTGGAGTCCTTTGAGATGCAACCGACTGGTCTACAACTACTTGTTGAGCTTCATTCTCACGCTTGCTTCTTGTAGTGGGCTTCCTCCCAACAGATAACCTGGTTCTCTTTTGTGGGGGTTCAATTGATCTTGGATCCTGAGCACCTAACCCCTCAGTAACAGTTGTGGTGATCAAATCCTGTCTCTTCCCCCTGCGCCGTGGTGGCTCACTTCCAGTTTGAGGCTTGCGTCCTCGTCCTCTACCTGGCTTAGGTGCAGTGGGAGGAGTGCTATACTGTGAAACCGATGAAATTGCAGGCAATGGTGGCACTGGATCAGAAGTATGACCAGTTCCTACACCAGAATCTCCTTGACCAATATTCTTCAAGATAGAAGAATCACATAAAGAATCGTCATGGCCTGAAATAGCAGAAGAGCAAGAAAATGTCCCCTTATCCGATCCAGAATCTAATTTTCCTGTTGCATTAGATGCTAAAAGAAGAGGAGCAGGTGCTGACGAGGTTGGACCCATGCTGGAACAGGAGGATGCAACAGCAGGAACAGGGCAAACTGAACTTAGTTCCATGCATGCAGAAGATGATGCAGGAACAGGAGCAGGTAAAACTGAACCGGAGTCCTTGGAGGTAAACGTAAGAAGAGGACCAGGTGTCGCAGAACTTGGTTCCGTGCCAGCCGAAGGTGAAGTATGAGGCACAACTGAAATTGCATTAGCTTGCGGAGTAGCTTCGGTCTGGGCAGCAGAGAAGGAACGATGGTCTTCTGAATGGTTTTTTGAGGATGAATGAACTGCAGGTGAAATTGAACTAGGGTCCTGGCTGGAAGAAGATGATGGAATAACAGGCACAGTTGAAACAGAGATTACTTCCTTGCTAGTGGAAGATGATGCAAGAGGCATCATAGAAACTGAATTCAGTTCCTTATTAGCATCTCTCACGGAAGCAGGAGCATGACCAAGGACTTTTGAACCCAAACCTGCCACTACCTGCGGCACCAGATCAGGCTTGCCCGTTGAGGGAGGTGTTGGAGGCATATGGTGACTTGAAGAGCTCAAAACATTCACACCTTGTGCTGCCGAGACAGACTCACTTATTGCTTGAGTTGGAGGGGAGAGAAACGCCTCTGTTGTAACACTCTGTCGTTTTCCTCTACGCCCTGGAGCTTCTCCTCCATTTTCAACCTTCCGACCTCGCCCTCGACCTCGACCTCGCCCTCTACCTCGTCCCCTGCCCTGCCCAATTGTAGGAGGACAAGGAGGACCAGACAGAGAAGCAACAGAAGGAACAACTGGCTGATGGCAAGGAGCAACAGCAGTAGCACTCCCTAGGATAGTTGCACTGGTACTTTCCACAGAGGAAGCACAAGGAATGGACACAGAAACAGGCCCAGAAGTTGCCTGACTGGTAGAAGTATTTTCTGCAACGGATATGCTATCCACCTTTACAGCTGCGGTTGCTGAAAGAACGACAGGGGACGGTGAGATTTCAGTCACTATTGCTGTCCTCCTTGGCCTTCCGCGGCCCCGTTTAGATGGCGGAGTCACGGTCACAGGGCTTTGTTGAACTATGGGCCCGACAAGTTGTTGGGGAAGCTCTTGTGCAGGCTGTTGGGGAAGTTCTTGGGCAGGCTGTTGGGGAAGTTCTTGTGCAGGCTGCTGGGGAGGAGGTTGATCCGGTGCTGGTGTTAGTATTTCACTAATGGCAACAACAGGGGCAGGACAACTGCCAGAGACTGGAAGGAATTTCTTTTCCTGAATTTCTTCTCTTAGAATAGGTGATTGAGGAGACTCAGCAAGGCACATTTTCTCAAATTCCTCTTCTGTCCATTGCTCTTCATATGAGCGAACCTAAGGAAGAACAAGAATTAAAATGAACAAATTAATGGATAATAAGTTATTTTACAGATAGTATAAGCATTGATAAAAGATATGGTTGCAAGTGCCTGCAGTCTCCAAAAGTATAACCAACCTCTCTTGTTCTTTTTCCACGTCCATAATGTTGGATATCAAGGCCCCCAAGACTCTCACCTTTCCGTTTTAACCCAGGGTTAGGAGccacagctggcttatcatctaTTTTCATTGCTTCATAAAATGGTTTCAAGTCTTCATCAGTAAGAAGTCGAGAGGGCAAAGGAGGAATGGGCTCTGAACTTTGTGTTACACTTTCTGAACACAACTTCTTCCAGACTTCCTGCATTACCAAGCGTGAATTAGTAAAATGATGATAAACTAATTGGGTGAATAACTTTTCAACCGGATTAGCAGGATATCCATCCAGAAAATGAGAGAATTAAATAGCCTGGAATAAAGTATTGGCATGATTACCATCTCTTCTTCACGCCTTTTCCTATCAATTGATTCAAATATATCAATCTCTGGCTCACTGCACATGGGGAGTAGAGATATCAGAGTTATGCACCTGATGGCTAGTAGGCCTAATAGTTCttgcaaatacatgtcaaataCATTAGAAATATAGCACCGGTGCCATAGAATAAAAATGAACTGATGACTAGCCAGCAAATATAACCTCCAGCTCTCaacaatgaaagaagaaaaaagggtaAAGGGACAAAAAGGTAGTCAGCACTGAGCTTCAAATGCTGCTTTTCGACAAATGAAATATTGGTCCTAAGAGTGATGTGGTTTTGAGATGCAGTTTCAGTGCCACATTGCCTGGAATGAACTGGATAAAATCATAACACAGCATAATTTGCTCTTCTGGTGTAAGAAATGTCATATTACACAAGTCACTGGAAATAATTTTAATGTATCAATGAATTCACAGCAGAATAAGAGCGCATTTGCTGCTACTATTTTACCTTCGCGCTATAAGATCATTCAAAGAATCATCATCAAGAACGGGTGCAGCTTCCTCTTTTTTGCTTTCACGCAAGAGGGACTCCAAGTATTCCCTTCGGTCCTCCGCACTACAACCAAGTTAAAATACGTTTATAAGCACAATGTATTCACCAAAGTAGTCAAAAGGTTGAGCAGATTTTCCAATTCTTAAAACTTCCTTCAAAAGACCTTGTGTTATTATCAAAGAATCCAGCAGTAATGCTTTGGTTAGCGACTCCAAGTTTGTGCTCCGCAGCAGCTCTAACTTGTTCCTCAACGGTTTGGacctaattcaacaaggttgtaGAAATTAGCAACTTAGAGATACCGTAGGTGCAATTGTGAATGAAAATTTGGATCAACAAATTATTTACAGTATTGATACACAAATTGTGGCAAGAATTAATGTCACATATGGTTAATAAGATTTGACCCTTCCAAAGCCTTGGGCGCTCTCAGCTCTGGGGCAGACCTTCAATTCATCTTTCCATTCTATCTTATATATATTAGAAGTAAGAAGTATCATTGAGAAACTCTAGAAGAACATTCAATGTTCAGGATAATCTGAACATAGAGTTCTGAAGAAACCAAAATCGCATCCACCCTACTCTATCAGGAAGTCAAAGAATGCTGCAATTAATGAAGTGAAGTCCAACAGAATTTTGATTGCTTTCGTAAGAAAAATCACTTATCTAGATAATGATTGTTTAAGGACTGCACACTTAATTGTTTTACCCAATCGCAGAAAAAGCGCAAAAAGAAAAACGAAGTAACTGTAGCTTTGGCTACCTAGATAACATGCTTTTCCTTACTTTGATGCATTTTCCTTATATGGAGCAGGCTAATGCCACCCCATCCCCCCATGGAAAGGGCAAGCATCTATTCAAAATGCTGGCAAAGCTTCTCAAGCTTCACATTTGAAGTTTTAAAAGCTAAGACTGAGTTCTCTGCATTGCTAAAAGGACTGTTGCCTCTCAACCAGTCAACCCAgagtagaaatgaaagaaagcagacACAAGGTGAATTATAGTACTATTACAGATGAACGACCACTAAAAGAACTGGCTTCATCTAACAAACATGCAAGGACTAAAAAATAAGACACTTTATTAAAATCATATCGAGTTTCCATACATGTCCTAGAACAAAGTCTTATCCCGCTTCACAAAAGGAAACACAGTTCAGCCACTAAACTGGAGAACGAAGATTACAAGGGCATGAATGGTGCTAGTACCCAGAAATGACGGGATACTGAACTAAAGATACATCTTAAGAAATTGCGTGCTAACAATGCTAACCACTGTAAATAAATCAGAATGACCCATGTGATCCACAAAACAGCAGACGACAATCTTAAGAAAGGAGTTTCAATAATCATTTTATAAAAGAATGAATCTGCAACTGCATGAATAGAAAATCTGACAGAAGTGAGAAACCATTTACCGTTTCTAATCGAAGAACAAGAACATCCTTCTTTTGACCTATCCTATGAGCCCTTGCCTGTGCTTGGAGATCAACCTAAACGCAGCAAACCGGGAGAGCAGTAAGCAAAAGCCACAGAATCAAAATAT
The Nicotiana sylvestris chromosome 11, ASM39365v2, whole genome shotgun sequence DNA segment above includes these coding regions:
- the LOC104249324 gene encoding chromatin structure-remodeling complex protein SYD isoform X2 — translated: MANPNNVELEAAKFLHKLIQESKDEPTKLATKLYVILQHMRSSGKENSMPYQVISRAMETVVKQHGLDIEALMSSRLPMSAGVQVGEAASSQVAGSSQRAGVTRESKANLLGNEMVKPDAYASNSAVSGPSGSGHGIYQASAPHISGTGVKVPVMAPSASNSSQPVEPGISSPVQFGSPSIDNHGYAAKLHKDGSTEPFSGSTSVDLVAGRTAAGRALEHEGGSSMLGNASKISQGGMANNVPEKSMLRSETIRDAGKLPVAAQAPVSAMPFKEHHLKQLRAQCLVFLAFRNGLMPKKLHLEIALGNFYPKEGREQLLTDQSSASEVTRPLGGAGETDRLSSGPTSSGVLADTNPSMEAENANLMEDKSSQLDPSEHADERRPQRKMRMIQDAEVPIQDATESQASALRGVPIDSKPLAPNNHEHASANTEQLGMFPQASSVTGTSMQMKPDLSGWSGTEASKVSPPASANTHESGLLMKDCPADSNAQGNRHADSNLPSLPLRQQWKSVPGAINQSPVTMQVKDSNIMLKNLSQVQETDQEDENISASTDRLPSPRHTMMEKWILDRQKRKHLSEQKWSEKQQKAEKRIASCAEKLKESVSSSEDISAKTKSVIELKKLQLLELQRRLRSEILNDFFKPIAADMERLKSIKKHRIGRKSKQLERYEQKMKEERQKRIRERQKEFFSEIEVHRERLEDVFKMKRERWKGFNKYVKEFHKRKERIHREKIDRIQREKINLLKINDVEGYLRMVQDAKSDRVKQLLKETEKYLQQLGSKLKDAKSIARKFDTDMGDNRNTGVVEEDEIDFGDEDETDQAKHYLESNEKYYMMAHSVKETIAEQPTSLKGGKLREYQMNGLRWLVSLYNNHLNGILADEMGLGKTVQVISLMCYLMEAKNDRGPFLVVVPSSVLPGWESEINFWAPDMLKIVYSGPPEERRKLFKERIVHQKFNVLLTTYEYLMNKHDRPKLSKIHWHYIIIDEGHRIKNASCKLNADLKHYRSNHRLLLTGTPLQNNLEELWALLNFLLPNIFNSSEDFSQWFNKPFESNGDNSADEALLSEEENLLIINRLHQVLRPFVLRRLKHKVENELPEKIERLVRCEASSYQKLLMKRVEENLGAFGTSKARSVHNSVMELRNICNHPYLSQLHVEEIHELIPKHYLPNIVRICGKLEMLDRLLPKLKATDHRVLLFSTMTRLLDVMEDYLCWKEYKYLRLDGHTSGGDRGALIDRFNQPNSPFFIFLLSIRAGGVGVNLQAADTVILFDTDWNPQVDLQAQARAHRIGQKKDVLVLRLETVQTVEEQVRAAAEHKLGVANQSITAGFFDNNTSAEDRREYLESLLRESKKEEAAPVLDDDSLNDLIARSEPEIDIFESIDRKRREEEMEVWKKLCSESVTQSSEPIPPLPSRLLTDEDLKPFYEAMKIDDKPAVAPNPGLKRKGESLGGLDIQHYGRGKRTREVRSYEEQWTEEEFEKMCLAESPQSPILREEIQEKKFLPVSGSCPAPVVAISEILTPAPDQPPPQQPAQELPQQPAQELPQQPAQELPQQLVGPIVQQSPVTVTPPSKRGRGRPRRTAIVTEISPSPVVLSATAAVKVDSISVAENTSTSQATSGPVSVSIPCASSVESTSATILGSATAVAPCHQPVVPSVASLSGPPCPPTIGQGRGRGRGRGRGRGRGRKVENGGEAPGRRGKRQSVTTEAFLSPPTQAISESVSAAQGVNVLSSSSHHMPPTPPSTGKPDLVPQVVAGLGSKVLGHAPASVRDANKELNSVSMMPLASSSTSKEVISVSTVPVIPSSSSSQDPSSISPAVHSSSKNHSEDHRSFSAAQTEATPQANAISVVPHTSPSAGTEPSSATPGPLLTFTSKDSGSVLPAPVPASSSACMELSSVCPVPAVASSCSSMGPTSSAPAPLLLASNATGKLDSGSDKGTFSCSSAISGHDDSLCDSSILKNIGQGDSGVGTGHTSDPVPPLPAISSVSQYSTPPTAPKPGRGRGRKPQTGSEPPRRRGKRQDLITTTVTEGLGAQDPRSIEPPQKRTRLSVGRKPTTRSKRENEAQQVVVDQSVASQRTPDFSGQIPKDMVRSEVDPQNNAINRDASQSHAILVPGQVGDNVNPDTATAEKVLDDAQRKATVIQSVAPQSCSGPPIELQINMVNSGDSPAQEQTAIVQSDASQMIPDPSARPIPQAMVRSEVELHRNAIKSDASQSSGHVAERVDTVNISCGAAPTKEVLSEDQQIMKVQSAASQTPSVLSVGKIPEDIAFNEVQPQSDAIQTDPSSHVTLSSAGVDNLKEKENAMTREIPLVTPLSETKEEGYSRSKYDSHPNLPVSCDELAVSTSGSMAQVSDCLVEESEGDSKGEGAEKSETNSKGEGGKIEAMNDKCESDSKNENDEKESGRCMKAGESQASSLCYVEPTLVQIHVSNCTNAALLDKGGSCKTSLAGKSGANMAAEKDVDQLQTEDLSHDKSFVSKTEVASIESRADGGLTKEQETGDTIEEETVVSPAVGTDSQNMKGITSFASPSTETEALVDVHQEDKVEVSGEGTHSDKVVMAKVCEQDKLSVNASLEITKNLSRVEEEKSLTPETFEKQANVADSLTEKCESDLAAQDPDMKNSDVSEVALSPRNESRSSLTGGTSQREPEQQAITEANLHPETLRSTESGAREESLSLRIASHPEAVEAPKETFCSNHDTNCVAELQGNMSSDVKEGLFNSEANVSQLCPAVGSSENHPELKQVMVEDMRTKICAESASHEVDDIVPPQTEKAGVQCRDDLSVETNEGRRSEDNVDVLNGELKKPLSSTIAGTSEKVADLQLVAEENTVRINDGSIDSGQVAEKSKDISIQDLTVEGQETKGSDAAEDTSTSNSTFSEPQHSAGTSKNEVVSQFSALQNIEKMYSESVASGEVTAPKPLIKKSQSLHVQDPVDKGFDATGDVSKSLSELNEAQPGGTSQIELQLVAEENSETRNKEDGLPDATAVKPPPCNSENLGIQDPAHQEPENQRSDTTEEFSTLNVELNESQPEAADGTSEIVESNSVSKQDMEIPEEVATVDVTAENAAVGKSKNFPSIDVAVEGKGNKESDVIDEISNSELSEPKSSQSTINVETHLICDEWGMTDKEVAPLEVEVVETPCRDFPGCSGRDLEVEGQEEKKSTASKNVSNPESKEPKGSPGARAADNGAKSQLVAQRNSETALSKEVFSGKEENSSIKQGGDEDVSTATEYGDEELSSATGAGDDKTVSPAVTDA